The DNA region CGAAAGAATTGCTATAACCCATCTGCCGAAAACTTCTCCACAAAATCCGGTGCAACAACGTAAAATACAACCTGTTCAAATAGTCAGAAGATCGGCTGAACCCCAAGTCAATCTCGAGCGACCTTCTGAACCAGAATCATTTAAACCAATTGAGCCGACGAGACCGACAGAATTTAGGCGGGCTTGGTCAGTAGAGTCTGAAGCTCCTGCTGCACCTGAACCTAAGCGACAGCAACCGGTTGTCATCCAATTTAAAAAGCCGGCTGAAATGAAATCAGTAAGAATGGTCGAAGATCATTCCCGTACAAAGCCTGCAAATCTTCCAAAAAGATCCCCTATGAAAGGCTCTGGGCTACTTACTGATAGCTTGTCAGTCATATTTACCCGCAGGAATAATCAGCAGTGGAAACCAGCACAAAATCGGGGAATCTATGAGGAGCAGCCATCAGATACGTCAGAGCTGGATAAGCAACTTGACGCCGAGGTATCAGATACAGAGTCAGCATGCGTGGATTGTCCGGCTCCACCCAGAATCTCTCAGCCGACACCACAACCAACTCCAGATATAAGTACGGAGGATTGGTTTACCACTAAACAACGGATTTTAGGAAACGTTAAAATAGATAAAGATATTTGCGAGCCTATGAAGGTCCCCACAGCTGCTACTTGCCCtgattctaaaaatattatggTGGACCCTCATGGTTTTGATATTGAACCACctacacatttaaataaaaatgtttctccCTATATTCCTTCGCTTAGCTATGAAAGAGATGAGTACGAAAAATACAAaacagataaatttaaaaaggaaattactATGGCCTTGCTTCATCAGAGGTACCAGGCGGCAAAGCAAGCTCAAAAGGAAAAGGAGAATCAGGCAAGAGAacagcactttgaagatgcaAAGGCATGCCGGGAATATGATAGTGGCAATTTAGCAGAGCAAAGCTATGAGGATGATCAAGATGATCAGGACCTGGAGAAGTATCATATAGAGAAAGAAGCTTTTAATATCCAGACTACTGATAATCAACCCCAGTATGAGTATCAACAAGAAACTTATAATGATCCAAATTATAAAAACCTTACTGAACAATATGAAAACGAGCAAGCTGGATATTATGGGCATCAATATGAAAATCAAAACTACGAACATCAGCAGAATTACGCAGAAGATAACTACCAATATCAGCAGGGCAGCGAGGAGATTGTTGCCCCGGAGGCCCCTCAAATATCTATGGATCATCAACAAACCGATGCTGATAATATGCAAGATGCTCAGTATTACCAAGCCGAGACCTATCAAGAATATGTAAAGTATGATGAAACAAATACCTTTAAAGAACCTCAGCCAGTGAACTCCTCCAATCAGACAATGTGTCATAAATGTTCTTTCCAAACTACCAATCCGAAAAAGCTCaaagaccatttaaaatttgtacatgGTGAAGTGGTATCTGGAGAACCTACTTCACACGCAGGTGATTTATACTTTAGAAGGGAACCAAAATTGGCCGACGGTCAAACTGATTTATTTTCTCGCAGGGGAGATTTCCCTGTAGGTAAAAAGCCTGCGCAAAAATTTAAGAGACGTAATACAGCTAATTTGGTTCATATAATATCTGACGTGGTTGTTCCTCCTAGTGCTGAAGAACCCATGGAAAAAGATGCTGGAACAGAAAGTTCTGGTTCTAAAGCTGAAGAAGGTGGCGTTACGGCTGCTATGGAATATTTTGAGTCTAATAAGGATCAACCTAAGAAGCCTAGGCCATATAGAAGGGATTCTGATAAGATGGATAAAGATTGGATATAAATATCCCGCATCTTATTTAAGTTTGTTTAGTTAAGGAGTAAATAGAATTAATACCTTTAAGTTAAATAGAATAACTGTTgagttaaaaaaacttttgaaaaatgtttaatttttgttaatattaggaCTAGTTATTAGAAGCACAGTGCTATTAGGTCGCAACTATTAATAATACTtggtaaataaatgtataaatatgTAAGAAGAACTATAAAGAACAATTTGTGTTAAATGTTGTTGGCAAGTTAAACGCTAGTTCTAATTAAACAACCCATATTTACACAGCAGTTTATAAACCGTATGATTACTCATTTTCACTCTATATCCATTCGATTAGTACTTAAGAATGTAAATATAATATGTTATctttaatctttaataaaagtGCTTGGTTCTAACATGCTTCTTTTTTAGCACAAGATCTACGGCTACGGAAA from Anthonomus grandis grandis chromosome 8, icAntGran1.3, whole genome shotgun sequence includes:
- the LOC126739549 gene encoding uncharacterized protein LOC126739549 isoform X1, translated to MDDDQQFCLRWNNHQSTLVAVFDTLLENDKLVDCTLAAEGKFLNAHKVVLSACSPYFEALLSRHYDKHPILILKDVKFQELKAMMDYMYRGEVNISQDQLGALLKAAESLQIKGLSDNKKDEGPVKRPAPAPAPPKSPQTQTQLPKVQGLTIEQRSRDDREGSMSPGPRKKKRMRRKSEEIENHHDASNSSDAHSLPPQNIPSVTANIKMNSDMSDNIDPKQEIISRHKEESAPQVPIIKEKLETHTELMLEPKSEYVEEMNEDSVEDLTLDDDDLSNMEQMDDGAGPSHGGDGSAQGFGHWQMGNQSQDEVFLAAQEAVGAHRDSQGFAGREQYRRQYSVAQRQQRPAPIKQHSAPLYDYNARNIEVLGLRRPQIAAQGNPNFQRKVQPATRMIKPQNERIAITHLPKTSPQNPVQQRKIQPVQIVRRSAEPQVNLERPSEPESFKPIEPTRPTEFRRAWSVESEAPAAPEPKRQQPVVIQFKKPAEMKSVRMVEDHSRTKPANLPKRSPMKGSGLLTDSLSVIFTRRNNQQWKPAQNRGIYEEQPSDTSELDKQLDAEVSDTESACVDCPAPPRISQPTPQPTPDISTEDWFTTKQRILGNVKIDKDICEPMKVPTAATCPDSKNIMVDPHGFDIEPPTHLNKNVSPYIPSLSYERDEYEKYKTDKFKKEITMALLHQRYQAAKQAQKEKENQAREQHFEDAKACREYDSGNLAEQSYEDDQDDQDLEKYHIEKEAFNIQTTDNQPQYEYQQETYNDPNYKNLTEQYENEQAGYYGHQYENQNYEHQQNYAEDNYQYQQGSEEIVAPEAPQISMDHQQTDADNMQDAQYYQAETYQEYVKYDETNTFKEPQPVNSSNQTMCHKCSFQTTNPKKLKDHLKFVHGEVVSGEPTSHAGDLYFRREPKLADGQTDLFSRRGDFPVGKKPAQKFKRRNTANLVHIISDVVVPPSAEEPMEKDAGTESSGSKAEEGGVTAAMEYFESNKDQPKKPRPYRRDSDKMDKDWI